Genomic segment of Myxococcales bacterium:
CGACAATCCCTCGGTCATGACGGGACGCTTGAAGATCAGACTCACTTCTTCTTCTTGGTTGCCGCGAATTCGAGGAACCAAGGTTTCGTCTGCGAGCTCCACCAGTTTCAGCATGCGGGGATCGTGAGGAATGGATGCGAGCCGAGGTTTTGCCCCGGCCCGATTGACGCGACACAGGATTTCCTCACCGGCGGCGTTCTTTCCCCACCAGGAAAGCTGGTCGCCTTTGACGGCTTCGGTTTGCAGGACGGCGGCTTCTTCGAGGAAGCCCTCGACCTCGCTGGCGTCGAATACGTTGCGCACCACCAGGAACCCCGCCGTGCGCAGAAAATGAGCCATCTCTTCGCGATCGTCATCGATCTGGAAGCTCTTGCTCGCATCGAGCGGGTCCCCTGCGCGGTCGAGCAAGATGTCTTCGGGGTTCCAGACCGGGCGGCCGTTGTACATCGCGCGCAATACCGGTTCCCAACCCACGAACTTGATCGCGTTTCCGCGCAAACACTTGACTTTGCCGCCATAGAGCAGGCCCGGCGCAGTCATCGTCTCTCGCACCATGCGCGACCAGTTCTCTTGCGACAACTCGATCACGACCTCTGCGGTTTCGTCACCGGGCGCGATCTCGATCGAGTCTTCGGATCGCGAATACGTATAGGCCCCGCCATCGACGCGAAACGCCAAGGAACCGCGGTGCAGCGCGGCGGCGGCGAGGCGGCCATTGCCCGAAGCCAACAGCTCGGGCAGTTCGCTGCGGTGAAATTTGTCGAAATCAATTGCTTCAAGTGAATCGGTGGATGAACTCATGACTGGCCTCCGCAACGCAGAGGTTACGTCCAAGACTGGGTTGGCGCACGGGAACAGACGTAGAGGATGTGGGGGTAGGGCAGGATGTCGTTGATCGTGTGGCGTTTGACCGAGAAGCCGAGCCCTTCCACCAGCGCGCTCAACTCAGCCGGGTCCCAGTAGTGAATCGGTTCGCTGCCGACCATCAGCCGGTCGAGGGCGAGGGTGAAGAGCTTTTTGTAGTAGGGCTTGTTGGATACGTCTTTTAGTAGCAATACCCCGCCCGGGGCAACCAGCTGCGAAACGCGAGCGAGAAAATCTGCCACCTCGTGCTTGGGGAGATGGTGGATGAGATCGAGCATGAAGATGGCATCGAATTGTGCAGCACCCTCCCCGGAAGCCTTCCAGTCGAGAACGTTGGAATGGGTGTAATGCACGTTGGTGACGCCCAGACGCGCTGCGCACTGGGTCGCGGCCTCGATGCGGTCGGCATCGAGATCGACGCCAGTGATCTTGCGGGTGGGCGCGTCCAGCGCAAAGTACAGGGAAAACAGACCAAAGCCGCATCCCAGGTCGAGGATCCGACCGTTGCGCGGCAAGTACTGTCCGATCTCCTGAAGAAATGTCTGGCGGAGGATCAGGAAACGGATGCGGGCATAGAGCCGGACGATGAAACTGTTTTGATTGGCAATGATGCGCGCGACCGCGGGGCGCTCGCCGCCGGCGATCGTTCCGGTCGCGGCCGCCCGAGGCGCATCTTGCTCGAGGCCATCCTTTGCCGTTGCGTCTGATTTGGTTTGTTCTTGCAAGTCGAAGTCCCGGATTGGGTGCGGTGACCGCAGCCGAAAGGTTCTGTTCGAGAACATCATACCATTTCCGTACTCGTGACTTGTCTTTCCA
This window contains:
- a CDS encoding class I SAM-dependent methyltransferase; translation: MQEQTKSDATAKDGLEQDAPRAAATGTIAGGERPAVARIIANQNSFIVRLYARIRFLILRQTFLQEIGQYLPRNGRILDLGCGFGLFSLYFALDAPTRKITGVDLDADRIEAATQCAARLGVTNVHYTHSNVLDWKASGEGAAQFDAIFMLDLIHHLPKHEVADFLARVSQLVAPGGVLLLKDVSNKPYYKKLFTLALDRLMVGSEPIHYWDPAELSALVEGLGFSVKRHTINDILPYPHILYVCSRAPTQSWT
- a CDS encoding phytanoyl-CoA dioxygenase family protein encodes the protein MSSSTDSLEAIDFDKFHRSELPELLASGNGRLAAAALHRGSLAFRVDGGAYTYSRSEDSIEIAPGDETAEVVIELSQENWSRMVRETMTAPGLLYGGKVKCLRGNAIKFVGWEPVLRAMYNGRPVWNPEDILLDRAGDPLDASKSFQIDDDREEMAHFLRTAGFLVVRNVFDASEVEGFLEEAAVLQTEAVKGDQLSWWGKNAAGEEILCRVNRAGAKPRLASIPHDPRMLKLVELADETLVPRIRGNQEEEVSLIFKRPVMTEGLSDLPWHRDCGMGGHAEVCPVLIASLFLTQSCPESGDLRMLPGSWSGSVPYVDANDPRAPRGIGIAAAPGDVSLHYGDTMHAAPTPEANDRASYRISAVTGYSKPGSHMPEAKGGYNSVMHQSEDGQIEHLSKVTDRLSTKKESDR